The sequence below is a genomic window from Pleurocapsa sp. PCC 7327.
ATTCCCGATCGCCGTGCCAGTAAATTCTGCCAACTCTCGCTTAGAGATCCCAAACAGCAAAGCAACCCAATTCCAGTAACGACAACATTCACGCTTTTAAGGAAAAAGACAAAAGGAAAAAGGCAAAAAATTTCTTTTTTACTTTTTACTTTTTCAGGTTTTCCAATCCAGAGACTACTTTAGCCGATTCGATGCGATCGCCTTGTTTGATATTGTCAACTACTTCCATGCCACTAGTGACGTAACCGAATACCGCATAATCGCCGTCGAGAAATCCTAGATCCGATAGCGCAAAGTAAAACTGAGACGAGGCAGAATCTGGCATTTGGGATCGTGCCATCGCGATCGCACCGCGTTTGTGATTCAATACGACTTTAGGCGATGCAGCTCCGGATTGTCTGCCCACTGCCTTGCTGTAAAGCGGTTTTTCTTCTCCTTGAAGCTTGATTTCCAAAGGAATCGTTCGCTCTTGCTTGGTATTGGGATCGATAAACCCGCCAGTGCCATTGCCTTTGGGATCCCCACCTTGCGCAACAAAGGGTTCGGGTTCGTTGACGACTCGATGAAAGGTCAAGCCATTGTAAACGCCGCGATCGACCAAATCGACAAAATTACCTGCCGTGATGGGGGCATTGTTGCCATCGACTTCGATAGTGATGGGCGAACCGTTCACCTTCATTTCAACGGTAGCTTTTCCTTCGAGTCTGGGTACGTAATTATCCATATTGAGAGAATTTGCTTCTGGTGTCGAGCATCCAGTCAGCACTAAACCGCATACAAAAACAATCGTCAGCAGCGATTTCAACCAGTACTGAATAGACTTTTCCATGTTAAATCTTCTAAAAATAACTTGAATTATTACAATCCTTACAATCCTTCT
It includes:
- a CDS encoding peptidylprolyl isomerase — translated: MEKSIQYWLKSLLTIVFVCGLVLTGCSTPEANSLNMDNYVPRLEGKATVEMKVNGSPITIEVDGNNAPITAGNFVDLVDRGVYNGLTFHRVVNEPEPFVAQGGDPKGNGTGGFIDPNTKQERTIPLEIKLQGEEKPLYSKAVGRQSGAASPKVVLNHKRGAIAMARSQMPDSASSQFYFALSDLGFLDGDYAVFGYVTSGMEVVDNIKQGDRIESAKVVSGLENLKK